The following coding sequences lie in one Arachis ipaensis cultivar K30076 chromosome B03, Araip1.1, whole genome shotgun sequence genomic window:
- the LOC107633291 gene encoding uncharacterized protein LOC107633291 has protein sequence MTFDKALCNLGASINLMPLAMMKKLMIEEVKPIRMSLQLADRYLKIPNGVVENLLVKVGEFIFPADFVILNMDEEGSNSIILGGPFLATARAIIDVEKGEMVLRVHDEQMVLNVFKAMQYPAEKENCMRIDMVDTLVEEALEAS, from the coding sequence ATGACATTTGATAAAGCACTATGTAACTTAGGAGCAAGCATTAATCTAATGCCTCTTGCCATGATGAAGAAATTGATGATAGAGGAGGTTAAGCCTATAAGAATGTCATTACAACTTGCTGACAGATATCTCAAGATACCCAATGGAGTAGTAGAGAATCTATTAGTGAAAGTTGGAGAGTTCATTTTTCCAGCTGACTTTGTGATCCTAAACATGGATGAGGAAGGAAGTAACTCAATCATTCTTGGAGGACCTTTCTTAGCCACAGCTAGGGCGATTATTGATGTTGAAAAGGGTGAAATGGTTCTCAGGGTGCATGATGAGCAAATGGTTCTCAATGTTTTCAAGGCAATGCAATACCCCGCTGAGAAAGAAAATTGTATGAGGATTGATATGGTGGACACTTTAGTTGAAGAAGCACTTGAAGCAAGCTAA